Proteins from a genomic interval of Sphingobacterium lactis:
- a CDS encoding endonuclease MutS2 — MIYPQNAVEKLGFAEIKELIKVKCLSEAGKEMVAKIQPQTKLDLIDRYLRQAKEFRDLLVHDSPLPVDHFYPIKSIIEKAKVEGSFLLEEEFHRILLSLRTVYAVIRYFNEREQQYPNLELLFEHLPIEKNILRSIEQIIDDRGKIKENASRLLMEITQQISKAEQEARKRLDTVFKQAQKNGWTADGNLTIRDGRLCIPILAENKRKVKGLIHDESATGQTAYIEPEEVFHLNNKVRDLEFERRREIVRILTQLTTELRPHVPLLFSYHSLLTKLDFVRAKALFALDIDGEMPEISKEAEVNLLQAKHPLLYLSSKQEGHHAVVPLNLKIDNTDRILLVSGPNAGGKSVCMKTVGLLQLMFQSGLLIPCEPESKLGVFKQVFADIGDDQSIDSDLSTYSAHLSKMKYFTQFSNGRTMVLIDEFGTGTDPLFGGPIAEAVLEVLNKKQIRGVITTHYSNLKVFASNTEGIENASMLFDNQAMKPLYILQVGKPGSSYAFEIAQNIGLPKEVLHLAKQKIGVQQKKVDTLLVDLEREKKEVYDTKVAINLREKEILAKQSELNELQSFLEENKRQLMRDAKEEAKQIIKDANKLVENTIAGIKSSQADKEETRKLRAGLQQATDKLKEKQPKVHRPEPQPQAENESIEVGDWVRIVETGNEAQVIELAKNNLILALGDLRTVVKRNKVEKLRGKEKAKATKRSRSVSSESVADFSPEIDVRGMRTEDALQKIEQVLDRAVMIGYPSLKIVHGKGDGILRKFIRDYLRKYNHVSRFEDEHADRGGDGITYAYID, encoded by the coding sequence ATGATTTATCCACAGAATGCAGTAGAAAAGTTAGGGTTTGCGGAGATAAAGGAATTAATTAAGGTCAAATGCTTAAGTGAGGCAGGGAAGGAAATGGTCGCAAAGATTCAGCCGCAGACAAAGCTGGACCTCATCGATCGATACCTGCGCCAAGCAAAGGAATTTAGAGATCTATTAGTACATGATTCACCATTGCCAGTGGATCATTTTTATCCTATAAAATCCATTATCGAAAAGGCAAAAGTAGAAGGATCCTTTCTCCTGGAGGAAGAGTTCCATCGGATTCTTTTGTCGCTAAGGACCGTATATGCGGTCATTCGGTATTTCAATGAACGCGAACAGCAATACCCGAACCTGGAATTGCTGTTTGAGCATCTTCCGATTGAGAAGAATATCCTCAGAAGCATCGAACAGATCATCGATGATCGCGGGAAAATCAAGGAAAATGCCTCCAGATTGTTGATGGAGATTACCCAGCAGATTTCGAAAGCGGAACAGGAAGCACGAAAACGCCTGGATACCGTTTTTAAACAGGCCCAGAAGAATGGCTGGACCGCCGATGGCAATCTTACCATTCGAGATGGCCGTCTATGTATACCGATCCTGGCCGAAAACAAGCGTAAAGTAAAGGGATTGATCCACGATGAATCCGCAACGGGGCAAACAGCGTACATCGAACCGGAAGAGGTGTTCCACCTGAACAATAAGGTGAGGGACCTGGAATTCGAACGTCGCAGGGAAATAGTACGGATCTTAACACAGCTTACAACTGAATTGCGCCCACATGTGCCCCTGTTGTTTTCGTACCATAGCTTGTTGACCAAGCTGGATTTCGTTCGTGCAAAAGCCTTGTTCGCCCTGGATATTGATGGTGAAATGCCGGAGATTTCCAAGGAAGCAGAAGTAAACCTGCTCCAGGCCAAGCATCCTTTGCTCTACCTCAGTTCCAAACAGGAAGGCCACCATGCTGTGGTGCCGCTGAACCTGAAAATTGACAATACCGATAGGATCTTGCTGGTTTCTGGACCGAACGCAGGTGGAAAATCTGTCTGTATGAAGACCGTTGGACTCCTGCAGTTGATGTTCCAATCCGGATTGTTAATCCCTTGTGAACCCGAGTCCAAATTGGGCGTCTTCAAACAAGTATTCGCTGATATCGGTGATGACCAATCCATCGATAGTGACCTGAGTACGTACAGTGCACACCTGTCCAAAATGAAATATTTTACCCAATTCTCGAATGGACGAACCATGGTGCTGATCGATGAATTCGGAACGGGAACGGATCCACTTTTCGGTGGGCCCATTGCAGAAGCCGTGTTGGAGGTGCTGAATAAGAAACAGATCCGTGGCGTCATCACGACGCACTATTCCAACCTGAAGGTCTTTGCCAGCAATACCGAAGGTATAGAAAACGCATCCATGCTGTTTGACAATCAAGCCATGAAACCCCTTTATATCCTGCAAGTAGGTAAACCGGGAAGTTCCTATGCTTTCGAGATTGCGCAAAATATTGGCTTGCCGAAGGAAGTGCTCCATTTGGCCAAACAGAAGATCGGTGTGCAGCAGAAAAAAGTGGATACCCTCTTGGTGGACCTGGAGCGTGAGAAAAAAGAAGTGTACGACACGAAAGTAGCGATCAACTTAAGGGAAAAGGAGATCTTGGCAAAACAATCGGAATTGAATGAACTGCAATCCTTCCTGGAAGAGAACAAGCGCCAACTGATGCGCGATGCAAAGGAGGAAGCGAAACAGATTATCAAGGACGCGAACAAGCTCGTTGAAAATACCATTGCCGGTATCAAATCGAGCCAAGCCGACAAGGAGGAGACCCGCAAGTTGCGCGCTGGCCTGCAGCAGGCAACAGATAAACTCAAGGAAAAACAACCGAAGGTGCACCGACCGGAACCACAGCCACAAGCCGAAAATGAAAGCATTGAGGTAGGAGACTGGGTGCGGATCGTCGAAACCGGAAACGAAGCGCAGGTCATCGAATTGGCCAAGAATAACCTCATCCTAGCACTGGGAGATTTGCGAACTGTTGTGAAGCGCAACAAGGTTGAGAAATTGCGTGGAAAGGAAAAAGCCAAGGCTACTAAACGCAGCCGTTCCGTTTCGTCCGAGAGTGTTGCTGACTTCAGCCCTGAAATCGATGTCCGCGGCATGCGAACAGAAGATGCACTCCAGAAGATCGAACAGGTGCTCGATCGCGCCGTAATGATCGGCTACCCGTCCCTTAAAATTGTGCACGGTAAAGGCGATGGTATCCTGCGTAAATTTATACGTGATTATCTCCGGAAGTATAACCATGTCAGCCGGTTCGAGGATGAACATGCTGACCGGGGAGGAGATGGTATTACCTATGCCTATATAGACTAA
- a CDS encoding DUF3298 and DUF4163 domain-containing protein, translating to MLTLTFNTLIKPLGTTFLALALLASCQSNKTDGASKQMVHREPGQDTIVYRDTTLQEFSPYFTEHEGKIDTSYVKVTYPVFQDSNMNKLVQENILFDGEPDIATYMGNFLEGYGNFVEENDINVPLAWFKVTEVSVGTYTPEIMLLKNFTYDFSGGAHGNSFELWNVYDLKNYRKLPLNTFISENKMKEFTKIAEKFFREDEGLTDTTDLEKDYFFEDGIFTLAANYGITKDSIVFHYNPYEIKPYAAGTTTLQIPYEAVMDCMTQTGKNYINEIKKYFTSIQ from the coding sequence ATGTTAACATTAACTTTTAATACACTTATCAAACCCTTAGGAACTACTTTTTTAGCGCTTGCCCTTCTTGCCTCCTGCCAGAGCAACAAAACCGATGGCGCGAGCAAGCAAATGGTGCACAGAGAACCCGGTCAGGATACGATTGTCTATCGGGACACCACGCTCCAGGAATTCAGTCCGTATTTCACCGAGCATGAGGGCAAGATTGACACGTCCTACGTGAAAGTAACCTATCCTGTTTTTCAGGACAGTAACATGAACAAACTCGTTCAGGAGAACATTTTATTTGATGGAGAGCCTGATATTGCCACTTATATGGGCAATTTTTTGGAGGGATATGGGAATTTTGTAGAGGAAAACGACATCAATGTGCCGTTGGCCTGGTTTAAGGTTACTGAGGTTTCCGTAGGGACCTATACCCCGGAGATTATGCTCTTGAAGAACTTTACTTATGACTTCTCGGGTGGTGCGCATGGCAATTCATTTGAGCTGTGGAACGTTTATGACCTTAAAAATTACCGGAAATTACCACTGAATACATTTATTTCTGAGAATAAGATGAAAGAATTTACTAAAATTGCAGAGAAATTCTTTCGTGAAGATGAGGGCTTGACCGACACGACCGACCTGGAGAAGGATTATTTCTTTGAGGATGGCATTTTCACACTAGCTGCGAACTACGGGATTACCAAGGATAGCATTGTATTTCACTACAATCCATACGAGATCAAACCCTACGCTGCGGGTACTACCACACTCCAAATTCCATACGAAGCGGTAATGGACTGTATGACCCAAACAGGCAAGAATTATATAAACGAAATTAAAAAGTATTTTACCTCAATTCAATAG
- a CDS encoding YggS family pyridoxal phosphate-dependent enzyme — protein sequence MSIASNISALQQELQPIGVELVAISKTKPNTDILEAYSAGQRVFGENQVQELVAKYEELPKDIQWHLVGHLQTNKVKYIASFITLIHSVDSLKVLQEINKQALKHDRTIDCLLQIFIADEDTKFGLDHAEVIELLRSEEFAALKNIRIRGLMGIASNTENQKIVKEEFYELKMLFDGIKTTYFRKEDSFNILSMGMSSDYQLAIEQGSNMVRLGSTIFGKRVIKHYKAQ from the coding sequence ATGAGTATAGCATCTAATATATCAGCATTACAGCAGGAACTTCAGCCTATTGGCGTCGAGCTGGTTGCCATTTCCAAGACGAAGCCCAACACGGATATCCTGGAGGCCTATTCAGCCGGGCAACGCGTGTTCGGTGAAAACCAAGTTCAAGAGTTGGTTGCGAAATATGAGGAACTTCCAAAGGACATCCAATGGCACTTGGTTGGGCATCTGCAGACCAATAAGGTAAAGTATATTGCTTCCTTCATCACGCTAATCCATTCTGTAGATTCCCTGAAGGTTCTACAGGAAATCAATAAGCAGGCTTTGAAGCATGACCGTACCATTGACTGTCTATTGCAAATCTTTATTGCTGATGAGGACACGAAGTTCGGGCTGGACCATGCAGAAGTTATCGAATTGTTGCGCAGTGAGGAATTTGCCGCACTGAAGAACATTCGTATTCGCGGTTTGATGGGTATTGCGAGCAATACAGAAAACCAGAAAATCGTTAAGGAAGAGTTTTACGAGTTAAAAATGCTTTTCGACGGCATCAAGACCACCTACTTTAGGAAGGAGGATTCTTTTAACATTCTATCGATGGGCATGTCTTCGGATTACCAATTGGCGATCGAACAAGGCAGCAATATGGTTCGTTTGGGCAGTACTATTTTTGGAAAAAGAGTTATCAAACATTATAAAGCACAATAA
- a CDS encoding GNAT family N-acetyltransferase, producing MSLSIRKAVVEDCPRIMELVRELALYEKAPEQVTVTMEEVIEAGFGEHPVWEAFVGIHDGQIVGLSLFYIRYSTWKGRRLYLEDIIVTEEMRGKGYGKVLLDHTIAFAKEKGYSGMMWQVLDWNEPAIRFYKKYNTNFENEWLNVNINF from the coding sequence ATGAGTTTATCGATTAGAAAAGCAGTTGTGGAAGACTGCCCGCGCATCATGGAGCTTGTGCGGGAGTTGGCATTGTATGAGAAAGCCCCTGAGCAGGTCACGGTTACTATGGAGGAGGTCATTGAAGCGGGATTTGGTGAACATCCGGTTTGGGAAGCGTTCGTGGGGATACATGACGGGCAGATTGTTGGCCTATCTCTTTTCTATATTCGATACTCAACATGGAAAGGACGACGTTTATATTTAGAGGACATCATTGTAACCGAAGAAATGCGCGGCAAGGGCTACGGCAAAGTGCTGTTGGACCATACCATTGCTTTTGCTAAGGAAAAAGGTTATTCGGGGATGATGTGGCAGGTTTTGGACTGGAATGAGCCTGCTATCCGCTTTTATAAAAAATATAACACGAACTTTGAAAACGAATGGCTAAATGTTAACATTAACTTTTAA
- a CDS encoding DUF4296 domain-containing protein gives MFFITIACKKQAPEGILPKEEFVELMSEVHILDGYLTNINADSAKKVIDPLYAEVFGKFGLDSASFSRNVNYYYGDPRLTLETYDQLIKNLEGKDREFYRQDSIKSKVYQDSVGRLSRLQTQAINLQQMIGNAKSDSLKMSIAEYTRRMYAPSGLVSLWEKNLYRMGDSAVPGAPTSISVPTPVLPEPEKLVPLEEPKLVPLGDTPSVTMPDIRRIPKEQIRSRH, from the coding sequence TTGTTTTTTATCACAATCGCCTGTAAAAAGCAGGCTCCGGAAGGCATTCTCCCAAAGGAGGAGTTTGTCGAATTGATGTCGGAGGTGCATATTCTGGACGGTTACTTAACGAATATCAATGCCGACAGTGCCAAAAAGGTAATCGACCCCCTGTATGCAGAGGTGTTTGGCAAATTCGGATTGGATTCGGCATCTTTCAGCAGGAACGTGAATTATTACTATGGTGATCCACGCCTGACACTGGAAACCTACGATCAGTTGATTAAGAACTTGGAAGGCAAGGATCGCGAATTCTATAGACAGGATTCGATCAAGAGCAAAGTCTACCAGGATAGCGTAGGCCGTTTATCGAGGCTCCAGACGCAGGCTATAAACCTGCAGCAGATGATTGGCAATGCAAAAAGCGATTCACTGAAAATGAGTATCGCCGAATATACACGCAGAATGTACGCTCCATCAGGATTGGTGTCCCTATGGGAAAAAAACCTATACCGCATGGGCGATTCCGCCGTGCCTGGAGCGCCAACATCCATCAGTGTACCGACACCGGTACTTCCGGAACCGGAAAAACTAGTGCCGCTAGAAGAGCCTAAGCTCGTACCATTGGGCGATACGCCGAGCGTCACGATGCCAGATATCCGACGGATACCAAAAGAACAGATTAGAAGCAGGCATTGA